The following coding sequences lie in one Micropterus dolomieu isolate WLL.071019.BEF.003 ecotype Adirondacks linkage group LG15, ASM2129224v1, whole genome shotgun sequence genomic window:
- the LOC123984240 gene encoding alpha-2A adrenergic receptor-like has protein sequence MGCLNFTSGNETLPGRHPYTVQTSVPLTILVGILILLTVFGNVMVVIAVITSRALRAPQNLFLMSLASADILVATLVMPFSLANELMGYWYFGKVWCEIYLALDVLFCTSSIVHLCAISLDRYWSITHAIEYNLRRTPRRIKCTIFVVWVLAAIISFPPLITMKKEEGKEDSPECKINEEKWYIIFSSTASFFAPCIIMIMVYVRIYQTAKKRTRAPPGERQREYGNSGNLERKDGEGKEVEGLNGREVNGLDMEEEPSSSDGNETILCSMKKKRGMRAAKVAQVNPGESSPKPEAQPCVRVSRWKGRQYRERRFTFVLAVVMGVFVLCWFPFFFTYTLTAVCDTCCVPETLFKMFFWLGYCNSSLNPVIYTIFNNDFRRSFKKIVCKRDRRGL, from the coding sequence ATGGGTTGTCTTAACTTCACCAGCGGAAATGAGACCTTGCCTGGCAGGCACCCTTACACTGTGCAGACCTCTGTGCCTCTAACGATCCTGGTGGGCATCCTCATCCTGCTAACTGTGTTTGGCAATGTCATGGTAGTAATTGCTGTAATCACAAGCCGAGCCCTGAGGGCACCTCAGAACTTGTTTTTAATGTCTCTGGCATCTGCAGACATCCTGGTTGCCACCTTAGTGATGCCATTCTCTTTAGCGAATGAACTGATGGGTTACTGGTACTTTGGTAAAGTGTGGTGTGAAATCTACCTGGCTTTGGATGTGCTCTTCTGCACCTCATCCATTGTTCACCTATGTGCCATCAGCCTGGACAGATACTGGTCCATCACTCACGCGATTGAGTACAACCTGAGAAGGACACCGCGCAGGATTAAATGCACAATCTTCGTAGTTTGGGTACTGGCAGCCATCATTTCATTCCCTCCACTTATCACAATGAAAAAGGAAGAGGGCAAAGAGGACAGCCCTGAATGTAAAATTAATGAGGAGAAGTGGTACATCATATTCTCCAGCACTGCCTCTTTCTTTGCACCCTGCATCATCATGATTATGGTGTATGTAAGAATCTACCAGACTGCCAAGAAAAGAACAAGAGCTCCGCCAGGAGAAAGGCAAAGAGAATATGGCAACTCAGGCAACCTGGAGAGAAAAGATGGAGAAGGGAAGGAAGTGGAAGGGCTGAACGGCAGAGAGGTAAACGGGCTGGACATGGAGGAAGAACCCTCCTCGTCTGATGGGAATGAAACCATCCTCTGTtcgatgaagaagaagaggggtATGAGGGCAGCCAAAGTAGCTCAGGTGAACCCTGGAGAAAGCTCTCCAAAGCCAGAGGCACAGCCCTGTGTGAGAGTGAGCAGGTGGAAAGGAAGGCAGTACAGAGAGAGGCGCTTCACATTTGTTCTGGCTGTGGTCATGGGAGTGTTTGTTCTCTGCTGGTTCCCCTTTTTCTTCACATACACGCTCACCGCTGTGTGTGACACCTGCTGTGTCCCAGAGAcattgttcaaaatgtttttctggtTAGGTTACTGCAATAGCTCACTAAATCCAGTTATATACACTATATTCAATAATGACTTCAGGAGGTCTTTTAAAAAGATTGTTTGTAAAAGGGACAGAAGAGGTTTGTAA